From one Leishmania panamensis strain MHOM/PA/94/PSC-1 chromosome 9 sequence genomic stretch:
- the OPB gene encoding oligopeptidase b (TriTrypDB/GeneDB-style sysID: LpmP.09.0770), which translates to MSSDNANATSAKPPIAAKKPHCVTFGYVEGEDRGPNPMNPPRYHEDPYFWMRDDARKDLAVIEHLNKEKAYFEARSADIAQLRDDIYAEHLSHIKEDDMSAPYVDGPYLYYTREVKGQSYKIYCRVPKGEKPGDPAAEQIIINVNQVAEGKPFCDVMEVEPAPQEHDLVAFSVDVSGNEVYAIEFKKVSNPCEKIADTVTGTNGEIVWGLDHTSFFYLTKDETLRDNKVWRHVMGQPQSEDVCLYEENNPLFSTFIYKSADRNTLCIGSQSSETTEIHLLDLRKGNAHNTLEMVRPRQKGVRYDVQLHGASHLLILTNEGGAVNHKLVMAPREQPSDFSRVLVGHNEDVFMQTIAVRAHYLVVEGRRAGLTRIWTMMVDPKDGIFKADTGLREVEMKEPIFTAHLVESQMAEYEEPTFRMEYSSLATPNTWFDVNPRDHSRTTVKVREVGGGFDPANYKVERRFATAPDQTKIPLSIVYHKDLDVSQPQPCMLYGYGSYGLCVDPKFSIQHLPYCDRGMIYAIAHIRGGSEMGRAWYEIGAKYLTKRNTFSDFIAAAECLVDAKMTTPSQLACEGRSAGGLLVGTVLNMRPDLFKAALAGVPFVDVMTTMCDPSIPLTTGEWEEWGNPNEYKYYDYMLSYSPVDNVRAQAYPNIMIQSGFHDPRVAYWEPAKWVTKLREYKTDNNEILLNMDMESGHFSAKDRYKFWKESAIQQAFVCKHLKSTVRMLSRR; encoded by the coding sequence ATGTCGTCGGACAACGCCAACGCAACCAGCGCGAAGCCGCCGATTGCCGCCAAGAAACCGCACTGCGTCACGTTTGGCTacgtggagggggaggaccGTGGCCCGAACCCGATGAACCCGCCACGCTATCATGAGGACCCGTACTTCTGGATGCGCGATGACGCTCGAAAAGATTTGGCTGTGATTGAGCATCTCAACAAGGAGAAGGCCTACTTTGAGgcccgcagcgccgacatTGCGCAGCTACGCGATGACATCTACGCAGAGCACCTCTCGCACATCAAGGAGGACGACATGTCCGCGCCCTACGTGGATGGCCCATACCTGTACTACACCCGCGAGGTGAAAGGTCAGTCTTACAAGATTTACTGCCGCGTACCCAAAGGTGAGAAGCCCGGCGACCCCGCGGCGGAGCAGATCATCATCAACGTCAACCAGGTCGCCGAGGGCAAGCCGTTCTGTGACGTGATGGAAGTGGAGCCGGCGCCGCAGGAGCACGACCTCGTGGCCTTCTCGGTAGACGTGAGCGGCAACGAGGTGTACGCCATTGAATTCAAGAAGGTGTCGAACCCGTGCGAAAAAATCGCTGATACAGTGACCGGAACGAACGGCGAGATTGTGTGGGGCCTGGACCACACGTCCTTCTTCTACCTGACCAAAGATGAGACACTGCGCGACAACAAGGTGTGGCGCCACGTGATGGGCCAGCCGCAGTCCGAGGACGTCTGCCTCTACGAGGAAAACAACCCACTATTCAGCACCTTCATCTACAAGTCCGCAGACAGAAACACGCTTTGCATCGGCTCGCAGTCGTCGGAGACGACAGAGATTCACCTGCTTGATCTACGCAAGGGCAATGCCCACAATACGCTTGAGATGGTGCGGCCGCGCCAGAAAGGCGTGCGCTACGACGTGCAGCTGCATGGCGCTAGCCATCTTCTCATCCTTACGAACGAGGGTGGGGCGGTGAACCACAAGCTTGTCATGGCACCGCGCGAGCAGCCAAGCGACTTCTCGAGGGTGCTGGTGGGTCATAACGAGGACGTGTTTATGCAAACCATCGCGGTGCGCGCGCACTACCTCGTCGTGGAaggccgccgcgccgggCTGACGCGCATCTGGACGATGATGGTGGACCCAAAGGACGGCATCTTCAAGGCCGACACCgggctgcgcgaggtggagatgaAGGAACCGATCTTCACGGCGCACCTCGTGGAGTCCCAGATGGCGGAGTACGAAGAGCCGACGTTCCGCATGGAGTACTCGTCCCTCGCCACGCCAAACACCTGGTTTGACGTCAACCCGCGGGACCACTCTCGCACCACTGTGAAGGTGCGCGAGGTCGGCGGTGGATTCGACCCCGCCAACTACAAAGTGGAGCGCCGCTTCGCCACCGCGCCGGACCAGACCAAGATTCCGCTCTCGATCGTCTACCACAAGGACCTCGACGTGAGCCAGCCACAGCCGTGCATGCTGTACGGGTATGGCAGCTACGGCCTCTGTGTGGACCCTAAGTTCAGCATTCAGCACCTGCCCTACTGTGACCGTGGCATGATCTACGCCATAGCCCACATTCGCGGTGGAAGTGAGATGGGCCGTGCGTGGTACGAAATAGGGGCCAAATACCTCACAAAGCGCAACACCTTTTCCGACTtcatcgcagcagccgagTGCTTGGTGGATGCGAAGATGACGACGCCGTCACAACTGGCCTGCGAGGGGCGTAGCGCCGGCGGTCTGCTGGTGGGCACGGTGCTGAACATGCGTCCCGATCTCTTCAAAGCGGCCCTCGCCGGCGTGCCGTTCGTGGATGTGATGACGACCATGTGCGACCCCAGCATCCCCCTGACGACTGGCGAGTGGGAAGAGTGGGGAAACCCGAACGAGTACAAGTACTACGACTACATGCTGAGCTACAGCCCCGTAGACAACGTCCGCGCGCAGGCGTACCCAAACATCATGATCCAGTCCGGATTTCACGACCCCCGCGTGGCCTACTGGGAGCCGGCCAAGTGGGTGACCAAGCTGCGTGAGTACAAGACGGACAACAATGAAATTCTACTGAACATGGACATGGAGAGCGGACACTTCTCCGCCAAAGACCGCTACAAGTTCTGGAAGGAGTCGGCGATTCAGCAGGCGTTCGTCTGCAAGCACCTGAAGAGCACCGTGCGCATGCTGTCTCGCAGGTAA
- a CDS encoding hypothetical protein (TriTrypDB/GeneDB-style sysID: LpmP.09.0780) gives MAATDRDGGNHNVLDFNTYEDYLDQQVTGEDLFYLEDQDAARRIVELGYKGKDVLSRDEFEAAQQLARTGPLKRRESTEIITSAGKDVSDSPLLTALAKREALVRTGKLATVLFLRDYVGGQEVSAYIDYGHRLRSENFEAYFNKEKKLLPKRSDLSYYNWKTHTLFYNNSPTFQVLADSSLGLVMKHKRDRKAIHVDPSSPSPGENCSRTVVPCKDYLQVVIYDHVTRRKN, from the coding sequence ATGGCAGCCACTGACCGGGATGGGGGTAACCACAACGTGCTGGACTTCAACACCTACGAGGACTACCTCGATCAGCAAGTCACCGGCGAAGACCTCTTTTACCTTGAGGACCAAGATGCCGCACGAAGGATCGTGGAGCTAGGGTACAAGGGCAAGGATGTGCTCAGCCGGGACGAGTtcgaggcagcgcagcagctaGCCCGTACTGGCCCGCTCAAGCGACGCGAGAGCACCGAGATCATCACAAGCGCCGGCAAGGACGTGAGTGACAGCCCGCTACTGACAGCGCTCGCCAAGCGCGAGGCGTTGGTGCGCACCGGCAAGCTCGCAACAGTACTGTTCCTGCGCGACTATGTAGGTGGGCAGGAGGTGTCCGCCTACATCGACTACGGCCACCGTCTGCGCAGCGAGAACTTTGAGGCGTATTTCAATaaggagaagaagctgctgccgAAGCGAAGCGACCTCAGCTACTACAACtggaagacacacacactcttCTACAACAACAGCCCAACCTTCCAGGTCCTCGCTGACAGCTCACTGGGGCTCGTCATGAAGCACAAGCGCGACCGCAAGGCCATCCACGTAGACCCAAGCTCACCATCACCTGGCGAAAACTGTAGTCGGACTGTGGTGCCGTGCAAAGACTATCTCCAAGTTGTCATCTACGACCACGTGACACGGCGCAAGAACTGA
- a CDS encoding hypothetical protein (TriTrypDB/GeneDB-style sysID: LpmP.09.0790): protein MPSRRRVHKRGDPQAPQAESEQQQRLSNAEDAASLEPRATPVVAQQPSPLSGGGGGGTDDNSYISVWADEEDSYRLITERDEHLARIRAYRGFYDQLGCIKRAEARNVSDDGDVQPRWVADILGINMAPASPAVPRTTRALPTPLQQQQNAALGNHSSSTFPIRTPTDLGDAVPGSEIPLRASFMSMVCDGPQPLGESDHETSSILSPTVAETNQLSRLQAENSRMAVELQASQEAVQQLYESLREARETLRRYGGIKDKDDAASEAASDRQQHPFPPAIGAWNAVALHRDSSPVTVGATQEAASSRPSLHPPLASPTTASLLSNSASSVSGSIPSSPIEPPPGRSPAPASATCTEAAPSSTSSDHLQAQSEKVRQYAGLQGPLALSPSPKRLPPSPLNCLDGNGARGHFPRSSSKLFDVAEFFWALQVAPPPPTLRAGCDYSNYCQASTTPLRSPPSLTGMATQLSGVYGATGRAVEKLPSTASAEQEKHVETEEAAALACECAWVNSNYYCYNIMDEMSSLRVVPSPDEIGHGISPAASAVNEDELMRRLLNHTPTATSLSSLPLPEYNTPRSSLTPHRTSAAMAQWLVFERMVAPVWSPSSPENAALFASILPSPTTRCYRLPYLQRLWVTSVLRHLLLFLLVTLICILLFIPGIVLGTVNVFEAAEGEDFYALHNRFGHSALLVVARLGACTLVLLTFFSAVCVIGGWQQQQQQQQDAEKAAAVAVAENECAPPATTAAKQPWLSIFSVKSVGALVHLTLCVGTGLTFFGAVLFRKGYRNTNLRLVLLGQSCYGAGEALLLGGLGTIVSAEVGVAAGVSVSMQILLLGWLIVNAFGSFIVPKLSYYIYIAAALLDALVYVTGFIGALVFGVVMLCPRDQIERAVHASAKDVTLRRLWSAVRHDVSLYFFLRSLTVGLLTAAMVLLMSSGLAIFVPTQAAAAAVAASTKSSEQMATNVDKGTGGAAEARFLTSDQDSWAMHQRHAPVLLFTYALVTMPMCFIPRLASLINRWCPVALLTTLLCAMWMISTGASWAPILGLDVSASNSGGKSDGVTTKVQAVSPSGSGIGFWLAKYRFLNPCISVCGIATGVIYTIVLSSLLRSITNAGVQLPVMHRTPSNTVFHKRDRKAAAAAARFPSEATPLLANGERNGKHKNTDAAAVEVKCPDAVSTKVPTTATALPLGESKTSEELQRRVRMQLRGGPAVMIVLVWMLIMMVLLLCVTVMMVAAVLLTDRAESPLYVSRLLPGVTMDEHLVLKSTLACVLIAAMLVQWVEMCHRFCRSCS from the coding sequence ATGCCGTCGCGCCGCAGGGTGCACAAACGAGGTGATCCTCAGGCGCCACAAGCAGAGtcagagcaacagcagcgcttAAGTAACGCTGAGGACGCGGCTTCGCTGGAGCCTAGAGCCACACCtgtcgtcgcgcagcagccgtctccactgagcggcggcggcggcggcggcacagacGACAACTCCTACATCTCTGTCTGGGCTGACGAGGAGGACTCGTACCGACTTATCACTGAGCGCGACGAGCACTTGGCACGCATTCGTGCATACAGAGGCTTCTATGACCAGCTTGGCTGTATAAAGAGGGCGGAAGCCCGAAACGTCAGCGACGATGGTGACGTACAGCCGAGATGGGTTGCCGACATACTGGGTATCAACATGGCAccagcttctccagcagtGCCTCGGACGACGCGTGCACTGCCCACCCCGttacagcagcagcagaacgcCGCGCTGGGCAACCATTCCTCGTCAACCTTCCCCATCCGCACGCCGACGGACCTTGGCGACGCGGTTCCAGGCAGCGAAATCCCCCTAAGGGCATCGTTCATGTCCATGGTGTGCGATGGGCCGCAGCCACTTGGCGAGAGTGATCACGAGACGTCTTCGATTCTGTCACCCACAGTGGCAGAGACAAACCAACTGAGCCGACTGCAGGCGGAGAACTCGCGgatggcggtggagctgcaggcgagtcaggaggcggtgcagcagctctacgAGTCGCTCCGTGAGGCTCGTGAGACTCTGCGCCGGTACGGCGGCATCAAGGATAAGGATGACGCCGCAAGCGAGGCGGCGTCGgacaggcagcagcacccttTCCCGCCTGCCATCGGCGCATGGAATGCGGTAGCGCTGCATCGCGACAGCAGTCCCGTTACCGTGGGGGCAACGCAGGAGGCGGCGTCCAGCCGACCGTCGCTGCACCCCCCgctcgcctcccccaccacggcctcccttctctccaaCTCGGCGTCATCCGTGTCCGGCAGTATCCCATCCTCCCCCATCGAGCCGCCGCCGGGACGCTCACCAGCGCCAGCCTCGGCGACTTGTACGGAAGCCGCGCCTTCGTCCACTTCCAGTGATCACCTGCAGGCGCAGTCGGAGAAAGTGCGGCAGTACGCGGGGCTGCAGGGGCCATTGGCTCTTTCCCCATCCCCGAAAAGGCTGCCGCCAAGCCCCCTAAATTGCCtcgacggcaacggcgccaGGGGTCACTTTCCCCGCTCGAGCTCGAAACTGTTTGATGTGGCCGAGTTCTTCTGGGCTTTACAAGTcgccccaccgccgcccacgcTGCGGGCTGGGTGCGACTACAGCAATTACTGCCAAGCCTCGACAACACCCTTACGCAGTCCGCCATCTCTGACGGGCATGGCCACCCAGCTCAGCGGCGTGTACGGCGCGACGGGCCGGGCAGTTGAAAAGCTGCCCTCGACCGCGTCGgcagagcaggagaagcacgtggagacggaggaggcggccgccCTCGCCTGCGAGTGCGCATGGGTGAACTCGAACTACTACTGCTACAATATTATGGATGAGATGTCGAGCCTGCGCGTGGTGCCCTCACCCGACGAGATCGGCCACGGCATCAGTCCTGCAGCCTCCGCCGTAAATGAGGACGAACTGATGCGACGGCTTCTCAAccacacccccaccgccacgTCCTTGTCGTCTTTGCCGCTACCCGAATACAACACCCCACGCTCGAGCCTCACGCCACACAGAACCTCGGCGGCAATGGCGCAGTGGCTAGTCTTCGAGAGGATGGTGGCGCCAGTGTGGTCCCCGTCTTCGCCGGAGAACGCGGCCCTGTTTGCCAGCATCCTCCCCTCACCAACCACGCGTTGCTACCGGCTTCCGTACCTTCAGCGGCTGTGGGTGAcctcggtgctgcggcatctACTACTGTTTCTCCTTGTCACACTAATTTGtatcctcctcttcatccctGGCATTGTGCTGGGCACCGTGAATGTCTTCGAGGCCGCCGAGGGCGAGGACTTCTACGCACTTCACAACCGCTTCGGCCACAGTGCCCTGCTCGTCGTGGCGAGGCTGGGCGCGTGCACGCTCGTGCTCCTCACCTTCTTCAGCGCTGTGTGCGTAATTGGTggctggcagcagcagcagcagcagcagcaggacgcggaaaaggcggcagcggtcgctgtcgctgagaATGAATGTGCGCCTCCTGCTACCACCGCggcaaagcagccgtggctTAGCATCTTCTCTGTGAAGTCGGTTGGTGCTCTTGTCCACCTCACGCTGTGCGTCGGTACTGGTCTCACATTTTTCGGTGCCGTGCTGTTCCGCAAGGGCTACCGCAATACAAACCTGCGGCTGGTCCTTCTTGGTCAATCCTGCTACGGTGCCGGAGAAGCTTTGCTGCTGGGTGGACTGGGCACCATCGTGAGTGCCGAGGTTGGCGTAGCTGCCGGTGTGAGCGTCAGCATGCAGATCCTATTATTGGGGTGGCTCATCGTAAACGCCTTTGGCTCCTTCATCGTCCCCAAGCTGAGCTACTACATCTACATCGCTGCAGCCCTTTTGGATGCACTTGTGTATGTGACCGGCTTCATTGGTGCGTTGGTCTTCGGCGTCGTGATGCTGTGCCCTCGAGACCAGATCGAGCGTGCCGTGCACGCAAGCGCGAAGGATGTCACGCTGCGTAGGCTTTGGTCTGCCGTGCGGCATGACGTCTCGCTCTACTTCTTCTTGCGTTCTTTGACTGTTGGCCTACTgacagcagcgatggtgcTGCTTATGAGCTCCGGTCTTGCTATCTTCGTCCCTACgcaggcggctgccgcagcggtggccgcaTCGACCAAATCGAGCGAGCAAATGGCCACCAACGTCGACAAGGGCACAGGgggcgcggcggaggcgaggtTTCTCACGAGTGACCAGGACAGCTGGGCAATGCACCAGCGCCATGCGCCGGTGCTTCTTTTCACGTATGCGCTGGTGACGATGCCAATGTGCTTCATCCCACGCTTGGCATCACTCATCAACCGGTGGTGTCCGGTGGCGCTGCTAACAACGTTGCTGTGCGCCATGTGGATGATCAGCACAGGGGCCTCGTGGGCACCAATCCTCGGTCTAGATGTGTCGGCATcgaacagcggcggcaagaGCGACGGAGTCACCACCAAAGTCCAGGCGGTGTCGCCGTCGGGTAGTGGTATTGGGTTTTGGCTTGCAAAGTACCGCTTCCTGAATCCCTGCATCAGCGTCTGCGGCATCGCTACGGGCGTCATCTACACCATCGTCCTCAGCAGTCTTCTGCGCTCGATTACGAACGCTGGGGTGCAGTTGCCCGTCATGCACCGAACCCCGTCGAACACGGTCTTCCACAAGCGGGACCGaaaggcagcagccgcggcagcgcggtTCCCCAGCGAAGCCACACCTCTCCTGGCAAACGGGGAGCGGAATGGAAAGCATAAAAACACCGATGCGGCCGCGGTGGAAGTCAAGTGCCCCGATGCAGTCTCTACCAAAGTCCCCACGACCGCCACCGCTCTCCCTTTAGGGGAGTCGAAGACCtcagaggagctgcagcgccgtgtacggatgcagctgcgcggcggccCGGCGGTCATGATCGTGCTGGTGTGGATGCTGATCatgatggtgctgctcctgtgcgtgacggtgatgatggtggcggcggtgctcctGACAGACCGTGCTGAATCGCCGCTGTACGTGAGTCGCCTCCTGCCTGGTGTGACCATGGATGAGCACCTGGTCTTAAAGAGCACTCTGGCTTGCGTACTGATCGCAGCGATGCTGGTGCAGTGGGTGGAGATGTGTCACAGGttttgccgcagctgcagctga